A portion of the Streptomyces sp. YPW6 genome contains these proteins:
- a CDS encoding glycosyltransferase family 2 protein produces MNRKHPLVSVVIPNYNYGRALELCLRAALAQTYEPLEVLLIDDCSTDDSVAVAEACGVRVISTGVNSGVATTRNTGAAHARGEIVVFVDSDVAMEPDAIANAVALLDSDPRIGAVCGTYDAEPLIRDSLIEEYRCLHQFYWLAEHEGRIGTLHTAICAMPARVFAEIGPFNPRLRHTEDGDYAARICRSYEVHSSTTVRGRHDHDDTWRVVLRKVFHRTRLHIPLYVSRGDLPGGIATGPRAGASVAALLALVTLPLGLIAAPWLLVPAALLLLTLLADTALYRFVLRRRGPLFAAYFAFAHTVVNAVIAAGAGVGALQWLASRRFRRLYEPGTHPAPVRATS; encoded by the coding sequence ATGAACCGGAAGCACCCCCTCGTCTCCGTCGTCATCCCCAACTACAACTACGGCCGCGCCCTGGAGCTCTGCCTGCGCGCCGCCCTCGCCCAGACCTACGAGCCCCTGGAAGTCCTGCTCATCGACGACTGCTCCACCGACGACTCCGTCGCCGTCGCCGAGGCCTGCGGCGTCCGGGTCATCAGCACCGGCGTCAACAGCGGGGTCGCCACCACCCGCAACACCGGGGCCGCCCACGCCCGGGGCGAGATCGTCGTGTTCGTCGACTCCGACGTGGCGATGGAACCGGACGCGATCGCCAACGCCGTGGCCCTGCTCGACTCCGACCCCCGCATCGGCGCGGTCTGCGGCACCTACGACGCCGAACCCCTCATCCGGGACAGCCTGATCGAGGAGTACCGCTGCCTGCACCAGTTCTACTGGCTCGCCGAGCACGAGGGCCGCATCGGCACCCTGCACACCGCGATCTGCGCCATGCCCGCCCGGGTCTTCGCCGAGATCGGCCCCTTCAACCCCCGGCTGCGCCACACCGAGGACGGCGACTACGCCGCCCGCATCTGCCGGAGTTACGAGGTCCACAGCTCCACGACCGTCCGGGGCCGGCACGACCACGACGACACCTGGCGGGTCGTGCTGCGCAAGGTCTTCCACCGCACCCGGCTGCACATCCCGCTGTACGTGAGCCGGGGCGACCTCCCCGGAGGCATCGCCACCGGGCCCCGCGCCGGGGCCAGCGTCGCCGCGCTGCTCGCCCTGGTCACCCTGCCGCTCGGCCTGATCGCCGCGCCCTGGCTGCTCGTCCCGGCCGCGCTGCTCCTCCTCACACTGCTCGCGGACACCGCCCTGTACCGCTTCGTGCTGCGCCGCCGGGGCCCCCTGTTCGCCGCCTACTTCGCCTTCGCGCACACCGTCGTCAACGCGGTCATCGCGGCGGGCGCGGGCGTCGGCGCCCTCCAGTGGCTGGCCTCCCGCCGCTTCCGCCGGCTGTACGAGCCGGGCACCCACCCCGCCCCCGTACGGGCCACGTCGTGA
- a CDS encoding UbiA prenyltransferase family protein, which yields MDITRSSPAPPRVAAAPPDPGPAGLTGLPGPADLTGLPETAGLTGLAPLPEPAYAEPLETPSPAGVRQTRRNRPRDLLALVRPGQWVKNLAVVPLALLDLHPWEPAALLRTGWAILGFTLASALVYVVNDLADRERDRLHPVKRHRPIASGRVSPAAATALTGSLALALTCWAVAGPAWQWWPTALYLALSLAYSQGLKHVPLVDAFIVATGFVLRLLQGALLVGGRLSEWLALCVFSLCLMLALGKRRHEITAAGRAHRPALRGYTPAFLDHLVVLVAVLTAVSYVLYLRDDAALAAGASFVTLLSAPCAVFGLARYLQLLLVEEGGGNPVHVLFRDRATLVNAALWALLVAVALLLRHVPG from the coding sequence GTGGACATCACCCGTTCGTCCCCCGCGCCCCCGCGCGTGGCGGCAGCCCCACCCGACCCCGGGCCCGCCGGCCTCACCGGCCTGCCCGGGCCCGCCGATCTCACCGGCCTGCCCGAGACGGCCGGCCTCACCGGCCTCGCCCCGCTGCCCGAACCCGCCTACGCCGAGCCGCTGGAGACCCCGTCGCCGGCCGGCGTACGGCAGACCCGCCGCAACCGGCCGCGCGATCTCCTCGCGCTGGTGCGCCCCGGCCAGTGGGTCAAGAACCTGGCCGTCGTCCCGCTCGCCCTCCTCGACCTCCACCCGTGGGAGCCCGCCGCCCTGCTGCGCACCGGCTGGGCGATCCTCGGCTTCACCCTCGCCTCCGCCCTCGTCTACGTCGTCAACGACCTCGCCGACCGGGAGCGGGACCGGCTGCACCCGGTCAAGCGCCACCGCCCCATCGCCTCCGGCCGGGTCTCCCCGGCCGCCGCCACCGCCCTGACCGGGTCCCTCGCCCTGGCACTGACCTGCTGGGCGGTCGCCGGGCCCGCCTGGCAGTGGTGGCCCACCGCCCTCTACCTGGCGCTCAGCCTCGCCTACTCCCAGGGGCTCAAGCACGTCCCGCTGGTGGACGCGTTCATCGTGGCGACCGGCTTCGTCCTCCGGCTCCTCCAGGGGGCGCTGCTCGTCGGCGGCCGGCTCTCCGAGTGGCTGGCGCTCTGCGTCTTCTCACTCTGCCTGATGCTGGCGCTGGGCAAACGCCGCCACGAGATCACGGCGGCCGGCCGCGCCCACCGCCCCGCCCTGCGCGGCTACACGCCGGCCTTCCTCGACCACCTGGTCGTCCTGGTCGCCGTGCTGACGGCCGTCAGTTACGTGCTCTACCTCCGCGACGACGCGGCCCTCGCCGCCGGGGCCTCCTTCGTCACCCTGCTCTCCGCCCCCTGCGCCGTCTTCGGCCTCGCCCGCTACCTCCAGCTCCTCCTCGTCGAGGAAGGCGGCGGCAACCCCGTCCACGTCCTGTTCCGGGACCGCGCGACCCTCGTCAACGCGGCGCTGTGGGCACTCCTCGTCGCGGTAGCCCTCCTCCTCCGGCACGTGCCCGGCTGA
- a CDS encoding NAD(P)-dependent oxidoreductase — protein MGGLTIAVTGAAGMLGSHLVARLAADGHDVVGIDLRDEPRPPAGARHVVADIRDGAALARAFDGAHALVHCAAALPSYPVDQIRSITVDGTRAVLTAAHRARVERVVHISSTAVYGLPKRVPTPEEHPREPVDPYSRAKAEAEEVCEEFRGRGMCLPVLRPKTFLGPGRMGLFSMLFEWAEERRNFPVLGRGDVRIQMFGMADLVDAVVLALHAPPEVANDVYNLGAAEFGTLREDFQAVLDAAGHGRRVVPLPAAPALAVLRALERTKLSPVYGRLLFKLLDDSYVDIARATERLGFRPALSNQDAILATYAWWRTQRRGGAPAPGAGRTSRDPWRQGALGLAKVFF, from the coding sequence ATGGGCGGCCTGACGATCGCCGTGACCGGCGCCGCCGGCATGCTCGGCTCCCACCTGGTCGCCCGGCTCGCAGCCGACGGCCACGACGTCGTCGGGATCGACCTGCGCGACGAACCCCGCCCGCCCGCCGGGGCCCGGCACGTCGTCGCGGACATCCGGGACGGGGCCGCGCTCGCCCGCGCCTTCGACGGGGCCCACGCGCTGGTGCACTGCGCCGCGGCCCTGCCCAGCTACCCCGTCGACCAGATCCGCTCCATCACCGTCGACGGCACCCGCGCCGTGCTCACCGCCGCCCACCGGGCCCGCGTCGAACGCGTCGTGCACATCTCCTCCACCGCCGTCTACGGGCTGCCGAAGCGGGTCCCGACCCCCGAGGAGCACCCCCGCGAGCCCGTCGACCCGTACAGCAGGGCCAAGGCCGAGGCCGAGGAGGTCTGCGAGGAGTTCCGGGGGCGCGGGATGTGCCTGCCGGTGCTGCGGCCCAAGACCTTCCTCGGACCCGGCCGGATGGGCCTCTTCTCGATGCTCTTCGAATGGGCCGAGGAGCGGCGCAACTTCCCCGTCCTGGGCCGGGGCGACGTCCGCATCCAGATGTTCGGCATGGCCGACCTCGTCGACGCCGTGGTGCTCGCACTCCACGCCCCGCCCGAGGTCGCGAACGACGTCTACAACCTGGGCGCCGCCGAGTTCGGCACCCTGCGCGAGGACTTCCAGGCCGTGCTGGACGCGGCCGGACACGGCAGACGCGTGGTCCCGCTGCCGGCAGCACCGGCACTCGCGGTCCTGCGCGCCCTGGAGCGCACCAAGCTCTCCCCGGTCTACGGGCGGCTGCTGTTCAAGCTCCTCGACGACAGCTACGTGGACATCGCCCGGGCCACCGAACGGCTCGGCTTTCGTCCCGCGCTCTCCAACCAGGACGCCATCCTCGCCACGTACGCGTGGTGGCGCACCCAGCGGCGGGGCGGCGCCCCCGCTCCCGGAGCCGGCCGGACCAGCCGGGACCCGTGGCGCCAAGGGGCGCTCGGTCTGGCCAAGGTCTTCTTCTGA
- a CDS encoding aminotransferase class III-fold pyridoxal phosphate-dependent enzyme, with translation MTPDVPALLTVDDCEALSTSQVHELYRSHVNKSQVSLMTSFGFGRELVDHAEGSWIHTRDGRRVLDFTGGVGVLNHGHNHPRILAARRRFQEQRRMEVHKTYFSPYIAALGHNLARLLPGDLDLSFFPNSGAEAVEGAVKLAYKYHGGRRKQILHADISFHGKLLGSGSLTGSAQNAFAFPGIPGVSAFRYGDLDSVRRAVAGARDAKGGCDVYAILIEPFSASTMTECSEEFLRGLRELCTEQKIVLIFDEIYTGWGKTGSLFHFMRYPGLVPDVVTTSKSFGGGKSSISAFVAREPVFRKAYDSLGDAMLQSTSTTYYGFGEETATALEAVNIAVEDDYPARARAIERVLKPGLERLRKQYPDLIADVRGAGALYGIFLDGGPRLLDLAARIAPGGLARDPLLRTKVITCAVVNAMYHDHDVYMYYTLNGRSPLVAAPSLVAGPDEVEIFLDAFDQTLAKGMNRLLTAFFKDKAVSRWAA, from the coding sequence ATGACCCCCGACGTACCCGCCCTGCTGACCGTCGACGACTGCGAAGCACTGTCGACGAGCCAGGTGCACGAGCTCTACCGGTCCCATGTCAACAAGAGCCAGGTCTCCCTGATGACGTCGTTCGGCTTCGGCCGCGAACTCGTCGACCACGCCGAGGGATCCTGGATCCACACCCGCGACGGACGCCGCGTCCTGGACTTCACCGGCGGCGTCGGCGTCCTCAACCACGGCCACAACCACCCGCGCATCCTCGCCGCCCGCCGACGCTTCCAGGAGCAGCGCCGGATGGAGGTCCACAAGACCTACTTCTCGCCCTACATCGCCGCCCTCGGCCACAACCTCGCCCGGCTCCTCCCCGGCGACCTGGACCTCTCCTTCTTCCCCAACTCCGGGGCGGAGGCCGTCGAGGGCGCGGTGAAACTCGCGTACAAGTACCACGGCGGCCGCCGGAAGCAGATCCTGCACGCCGACATCAGCTTCCACGGCAAGCTGCTCGGCTCCGGCAGCCTCACCGGCAGCGCCCAGAACGCCTTCGCCTTCCCCGGCATCCCCGGCGTCTCCGCCTTCCGCTACGGCGACCTCGACTCCGTACGCCGGGCGGTCGCCGGAGCCCGGGACGCCAAGGGCGGCTGCGACGTCTACGCGATCCTCATCGAACCGTTCTCCGCCTCCACCATGACCGAGTGCTCCGAGGAGTTCCTGCGGGGGCTGCGGGAGTTGTGCACCGAGCAGAAGATCGTGCTGATCTTCGACGAGATCTACACCGGCTGGGGCAAGACCGGCAGCCTCTTCCACTTCATGCGCTACCCGGGCCTGGTCCCGGATGTGGTCACCACCTCCAAGTCCTTCGGCGGCGGCAAGTCCTCCATCTCCGCCTTCGTCGCCCGCGAGCCCGTCTTCCGGAAGGCCTACGACAGCCTCGGCGACGCCATGCTCCAGTCCACCAGCACCACCTACTACGGCTTCGGCGAGGAGACCGCGACTGCGCTGGAGGCCGTCAACATCGCGGTCGAGGACGACTACCCGGCCCGCGCCCGCGCCATCGAACGCGTCCTGAAGCCGGGCCTGGAGCGGCTGCGCAAGCAGTACCCCGACCTCATCGCCGACGTCCGGGGCGCCGGCGCGCTGTACGGGATCTTCCTCGACGGCGGCCCCCGCCTCCTGGACCTCGCCGCCAGGATCGCCCCCGGCGGCCTCGCCCGCGACCCGCTGCTGCGGACCAAGGTCATCACCTGCGCGGTCGTCAACGCGATGTACCACGACCACGACGTGTACATGTACTACACGCTGAACGGCCGCAGCCCCCTGGTGGCCGCTCCCTCCCTGGTCGCCGGACCCGACGAGGTGGAGATCTTCCTCGACGCCTTCGACCAGACCCTGGCCAAGGGCATGAACCGTCTGCTCACCGCCTTCTTCAAGGACAAGGCGGTGTCCCGATGGGCGGCCTGA
- a CDS encoding lysylphosphatidylglycerol synthase domain-containing protein, whose protein sequence is MPQEPGAVRSEAVSPEPEAVPPGGGRRPSPWGRVLRPAAALVLVAATCFAVGGSLRAAGTELADAAGRPGGVLLLSAALIANAAGLGLSMLSWRVLVVDGGSPARTSDTARIFFIGVIAKFVPGRIWGVLAHVQLGKAVGIAPERMLAAFGLGLVIGMTTGAAAGLLVAPAVFGAGAWVFAPLVLLAAAAVARPGWVGRLVAWTMRVARRPSGAADSSPRALRLSIGWACASWAVSGLHLWVIAVLLGAPPGLSLPVCVGGFALATVAGSLAFVLPDGWGARELVLLAPLGAVMPLSAATAAVIASRLVCVLSEVAATGAALAWARAAGPPPAPRPALREGAA, encoded by the coding sequence GTGCCGCAGGAACCGGGAGCCGTACGGTCCGAGGCCGTGTCGCCGGAACCGGAGGCTGTGCCTCCAGGGGGCGGCCGGCGGCCCTCCCCGTGGGGCCGGGTGCTGCGTCCCGCCGCCGCCCTGGTCCTCGTCGCGGCGACCTGCTTCGCCGTCGGCGGTTCGCTGCGCGCGGCCGGTACGGAGCTGGCCGACGCCGCCGGCCGGCCCGGGGGAGTGCTCCTGCTGAGCGCGGCCCTGATCGCCAACGCGGCCGGACTCGGCCTGTCGATGCTCTCCTGGCGCGTCCTCGTCGTGGACGGCGGCTCCCCGGCCCGGACCAGCGACACCGCCCGCATCTTCTTCATCGGCGTCATCGCCAAGTTCGTCCCCGGCCGGATCTGGGGCGTCCTCGCCCACGTCCAGCTCGGCAAGGCCGTCGGCATCGCCCCCGAGCGGATGCTCGCCGCCTTCGGGCTCGGCCTCGTCATCGGGATGACCACCGGGGCCGCCGCCGGACTCCTCGTCGCCCCGGCCGTGTTCGGCGCGGGCGCCTGGGTGTTCGCCCCGCTCGTGCTGCTCGCGGCGGCCGCCGTGGCCCGGCCCGGCTGGGTGGGCCGGCTCGTCGCGTGGACGATGCGGGTGGCCCGCCGCCCCTCCGGGGCAGCCGACAGCTCGCCCCGCGCCCTGCGGCTCTCCATCGGCTGGGCCTGCGCCTCCTGGGCGGTGTCCGGGCTCCACCTGTGGGTCATCGCCGTCCTACTGGGCGCGCCTCCGGGGCTCTCCCTGCCCGTCTGCGTCGGCGGCTTCGCCCTGGCCACCGTCGCCGGAAGCCTCGCCTTCGTCCTGCCCGACGGCTGGGGCGCGCGCGAACTGGTCCTCCTCGCCCCGCTCGGCGCGGTGATGCCGCTCTCCGCCGCCACCGCCGCCGTCATCGCCAGCCGGCTCGTCTGCGTGCTCAGCGAGGTCGCCGCCACCGGCGCGGCCCTCGCCTGGGCCCGCGCCGCCGGACCCCCGCCCGCCCCTCGACCCGCGCTCCGGGAAGGAGCCGCATGA
- a CDS encoding glycosyltransferase family A protein yields MIIPNHNYEKTLRACLVSVYAQTLRPLDVVVVDDASTDSSRDIARAFPCVLVARPENGGVSAARNLGVAASAGQVLFFLDSDIALAPDAIENAVDLLMDDPATGCVHGVLDPEPLFDDGPVEVYHCLHAHFWRRRSAGVVGTAFFALAAIERSVFEATGPFDENLRDSEDVEYSDRLAATHRIRLSERVTGRHDDVDRLLPMLAEQYRRSQLLVPVAAVERRRGGGLRANRTGGVLAAGLVPLTLPLALLTPWLLAVPLACAVAFALADVGLSRFVARRKGWLFLLRFTALHFAVHLALVLGAMTGGVRWLLDPRFGPSVRGRRDRPAPAAAP; encoded by the coding sequence GTGATCATCCCCAACCACAACTACGAGAAGACCCTGCGGGCCTGCCTCGTATCCGTCTACGCCCAGACCCTGCGTCCCCTGGACGTGGTCGTCGTCGACGATGCCAGCACCGACTCCTCCCGTGACATCGCCCGCGCGTTCCCCTGCGTCCTGGTGGCCCGCCCGGAGAACGGCGGGGTCTCCGCCGCCCGTAACCTGGGCGTCGCCGCGTCCGCCGGGCAGGTGCTGTTCTTCCTGGACTCCGACATCGCCCTGGCGCCCGACGCGATCGAGAACGCCGTCGACCTGCTCATGGACGATCCGGCGACCGGCTGCGTCCACGGGGTCCTGGACCCCGAACCGCTCTTCGACGACGGCCCGGTGGAGGTCTACCACTGTCTCCACGCGCACTTCTGGCGACGCCGCAGCGCCGGAGTCGTCGGTACCGCCTTCTTCGCGCTGGCCGCGATCGAACGCTCCGTCTTCGAGGCGACCGGGCCCTTCGACGAGAACCTCCGCGACTCCGAGGACGTCGAGTACAGCGACCGCCTCGCCGCCACCCACCGCATCCGGCTCAGCGAGCGGGTGACCGGCCGCCACGACGACGTGGACCGGCTGCTGCCGATGCTCGCCGAGCAGTACCGCCGGTCCCAACTGCTCGTCCCCGTCGCCGCCGTGGAACGCCGGCGCGGTGGCGGACTGCGCGCCAACCGGACGGGCGGGGTCCTCGCCGCCGGCCTGGTCCCGCTCACGCTTCCGCTCGCCCTGCTCACCCCCTGGCTGCTCGCGGTGCCGCTCGCCTGCGCCGTGGCGTTCGCCCTGGCGGACGTGGGCCTCTCCCGCTTCGTGGCCCGCCGCAAGGGGTGGCTCTTCCTGCTCCGCTTCACCGCCCTGCATTTCGCGGTGCACCTGGCCCTCGTGCTCGGCGCGATGACCGGCGGCGTCCGCTGGCTGCTGGACCCGCGCTTCGGCCCCTCGGTCCGGGGCCGCCGCGACCGCCCGGCCCCGGCGGCGGCACCGTGA
- a CDS encoding helix-turn-helix transcriptional regulator — protein sequence MLEVLGLDARTELVYRLVLEEPELRLDEIVARLGRSEEDVRRALDQLAELCLLDDGGPHGTEQGPPVFRALDPAASLPFLLSRREAELARQQRGLEVARDAMSALTTDRGRRAGGGFDVVKRLEGLDAVRERLTELAELARTECLSLLPGGAQSPDTLEASWPLDRRALERGVRLRSIYQDSFRNDQPTLRYVNRLGSLGAESRTLPTLPLVMVVVDGEVALVPLDPDDGRAGALELRSKGAVAVARMLFEQLWTAASPLCSPPARDGNGLTPQEDELLSLLAKGHTDATAARRLGVSLRTVRRMNAELTARMQARSRFQAGAEAARRGWV from the coding sequence ATGTTAGAGGTGCTGGGGCTGGACGCGCGGACGGAGCTGGTCTACCGGCTCGTCCTGGAGGAACCGGAGCTGCGGCTCGACGAGATCGTCGCGCGTCTGGGGCGGAGCGAGGAGGATGTGCGCCGGGCCCTGGACCAGCTGGCCGAGCTGTGTCTGCTGGACGACGGCGGACCGCACGGTACGGAGCAGGGCCCGCCGGTCTTCCGGGCCCTGGACCCGGCGGCCAGCCTGCCGTTCCTCCTCTCCCGCCGCGAGGCCGAACTGGCCCGGCAGCAGCGGGGGCTCGAAGTGGCCCGGGACGCGATGTCGGCCCTCACCACGGACCGGGGGCGGCGGGCGGGCGGCGGATTCGACGTCGTCAAACGGCTGGAGGGGCTCGACGCGGTACGTGAGCGGCTGACCGAACTGGCCGAACTGGCCCGGACGGAGTGCCTCTCGCTGCTGCCCGGCGGAGCGCAGTCCCCGGACACGCTGGAGGCCAGCTGGCCGCTGGACCGGCGGGCGCTGGAGCGCGGGGTGCGGCTCCGCTCGATCTACCAGGACAGCTTCCGCAACGACCAGCCGACGCTGCGCTACGTGAACCGGCTGGGGTCGCTCGGCGCGGAGAGCCGTACGCTGCCGACGCTGCCGTTGGTCATGGTGGTGGTCGACGGTGAGGTCGCGCTGGTGCCGCTGGACCCGGACGACGGGCGGGCGGGCGCGCTGGAGTTGCGCAGCAAGGGAGCCGTCGCGGTGGCCCGGATGCTGTTCGAGCAGTTGTGGACGGCCGCCAGTCCGCTCTGCTCCCCTCCCGCCCGCGACGGCAACGGACTGACCCCGCAGGAGGACGAGTTGCTGTCCCTGCTGGCGAAGGGGCACACGGACGCGACCGCCGCCCGCCGCCTGGGGGTGTCCCTGCGCACCGTGCGCCGGATGAACGCGGAGCTGACGGCCCGGATGCAGGCCCGCAGCAGGTTCCAGGCGGGCGCCGAGGCGGCCCGCCGGGGCTGGGTCTGA
- a CDS encoding carbon starvation CstA family protein yields MAEAPTSAPTSPQVPGKRSISPKSVAVWSLVALVGAIGWAVLALSRGEEVSAAWMLAAALGSYAIAYRFYSRFIANRVLKADKNRATPAERLDNGVDFHPTDRRVLFGHHFAAIAGAGPLVGPVLAAQMGYLPGTIWLVVGVIFAGAVQDMVTLFFSTRRNGRSLGQMARDEIGPVGGIAALVAVFMIMIILLAVLALVIVNALAHSPWGVFSIGMTIPIALFMGVYLRILRPGRVSEVSLVGVALLLLAIVAGGWVAESSWADFFTLEPGTLVIWMIVYGFLASVLPVWLLLAPRDYLSTFMKVGTIALLALGVVVALPTLKMPAVTDFATNGQGPVFAGSMFPFVFITIACGALSGFHALVSSGTTPKMVQKETQIRMVGYGAMLTESFVAIMAMITACIIDPGLYFAINAPVGVIGDSVQSASQAVANFGFTITPDALAQAAKDVEEASLLSRTGGAPTFALGMSEIFSAVIGGSAMKAFWYHFAIMFEALFILTTVDAGTRVGRFMLQDMLGNVYKPFREVSWKPGVWFASAVVVGGWGYFLWVGVHDPLGGINQLFPLFGIANQLLAAVALAVCTTLLVKSGRLKWAWVTAVPLAWDVAVTLTASWQKIFSDDVKIGFFAQRDKYQAGIDAGEVLAPAKSMDDMRTVVTNSTVDGVLSALFALLIIVVLVDAGRVCYKAIRDPEGVRLHEAPYVESRLVAPASLVATKEEKAELAAAGLGPEGGIRKEPAETGSRT; encoded by the coding sequence ATGGCGGAAGCGCCCACATCAGCACCAACTTCCCCGCAGGTGCCGGGGAAACGGAGCATCTCCCCGAAGTCCGTGGCGGTCTGGAGCCTCGTCGCCCTGGTCGGCGCCATCGGCTGGGCCGTCCTCGCCCTCTCGCGGGGCGAAGAGGTCTCCGCCGCCTGGATGCTGGCGGCGGCCCTCGGTTCGTACGCCATCGCGTACCGCTTCTACTCCCGGTTCATCGCCAACCGGGTGCTGAAGGCCGACAAGAACCGCGCGACCCCGGCCGAACGGCTGGACAACGGTGTCGACTTCCATCCCACCGACCGCCGGGTCCTGTTCGGCCACCACTTCGCCGCCATCGCCGGAGCGGGTCCGCTGGTCGGTCCCGTGCTCGCCGCGCAGATGGGCTATCTGCCCGGCACGATCTGGCTCGTCGTCGGCGTCATCTTCGCCGGCGCCGTCCAGGACATGGTGACGCTCTTCTTCTCGACCCGCCGCAACGGCCGTTCGCTCGGCCAGATGGCGCGCGACGAGATAGGGCCGGTCGGCGGGATCGCCGCGCTGGTCGCGGTCTTCATGATCATGATCATCCTGCTCGCGGTCCTCGCGCTCGTCATCGTGAACGCGCTCGCGCACTCGCCGTGGGGCGTGTTCTCCATCGGCATGACGATCCCGATCGCGCTCTTCATGGGCGTCTATCTGCGCATCCTGCGGCCCGGCAGGGTCAGCGAGGTCTCCCTCGTCGGCGTCGCACTGCTGCTCCTGGCGATCGTCGCGGGCGGCTGGGTCGCCGAGTCGTCGTGGGCGGACTTCTTCACGCTGGAGCCGGGCACGCTGGTCATCTGGATGATCGTGTACGGATTCCTCGCCTCCGTGCTTCCCGTGTGGCTGCTGCTGGCCCCGCGCGACTACCTCTCCACCTTCATGAAGGTGGGCACGATCGCGCTGCTCGCCCTCGGCGTCGTCGTCGCGCTGCCGACCCTGAAGATGCCCGCGGTGACCGACTTCGCCACCAACGGCCAGGGCCCGGTCTTCGCCGGATCGATGTTCCCGTTCGTCTTCATCACCATCGCCTGCGGCGCGCTCTCCGGCTTCCATGCCCTGGTCTCCTCCGGCACCACGCCGAAGATGGTCCAGAAGGAGACGCAGATCCGGATGGTCGGCTACGGCGCCATGCTGACCGAGTCGTTCGTGGCCATCATGGCGATGATCACGGCCTGCATCATCGATCCCGGGCTCTACTTCGCCATCAACGCACCCGTCGGCGTGATCGGCGACAGCGTCCAGTCCGCCTCCCAGGCCGTGGCGAACTTCGGCTTCACCATCACCCCGGACGCCCTGGCCCAGGCCGCCAAGGACGTCGAGGAGGCGAGCCTGCTCTCCCGGACCGGTGGCGCGCCCACCTTCGCGCTCGGCATGTCGGAGATCTTCTCCGCGGTGATCGGCGGGAGCGCGATGAAGGCGTTCTGGTACCACTTCGCCATCATGTTCGAGGCGCTCTTCATCCTCACCACCGTGGACGCCGGCACCCGGGTCGGGCGCTTCATGCTCCAGGACATGCTGGGCAACGTCTACAAGCCGTTCCGCGAGGTCAGCTGGAAGCCGGGCGTCTGGTTCGCCAGTGCCGTGGTGGTCGGCGGATGGGGGTACTTCCTCTGGGTCGGCGTGCACGACCCGCTGGGCGGCATCAACCAGCTCTTCCCGCTGTTCGGAATCGCCAACCAGCTGCTGGCCGCCGTCGCGCTGGCCGTCTGCACCACCCTGCTCGTCAAGTCCGGCCGCCTGAAGTGGGCCTGGGTCACCGCGGTCCCGCTCGCATGGGACGTGGCGGTCACGCTCACCGCGAGCTGGCAGAAGATCTTCTCGGACGACGTGAAGATCGGCTTCTTCGCCCAGCGCGACAAGTACCAGGCGGGCATCGACGCGGGCGAGGTGCTGGCGCCCGCCAAGTCCATGGACGACATGCGGACCGTCGTGACCAACTCCACCGTCGACGGGGTGCTGAGCGCCCTCTTCGCGCTCCTCATCATCGTGGTGCTCGTCGACGCCGGCCGGGTCTGCTACAAGGCCATCCGCGACCCGGAGGGCGTCAGGCTCCACGAGGCGCCGTACGTCGAGTCCAGGCTCGTCGCCCCGGCCTCGCTCGTCGCCACCAAGGAGGAGAAGGCCGAACTGGCCGCCGCCGGCCTCGGTCCCGAGGGCGGCATCCGCAAGGAGCCGGCGGAGACGGGGAGCCGGACATGA
- a CDS encoding YbdD/YjiX family protein, which produces MTVADVRRVAGRIRWYVRELTGESTYDRYVAHARTHDPEAPVMTRRAFERSRTDAREADPREGFRCC; this is translated from the coding sequence ATGACGGTCGCGGACGTGCGACGGGTGGCCGGACGGATCCGCTGGTACGTCCGCGAGCTGACCGGCGAGTCCACGTACGACCGCTATGTGGCGCACGCCAGGACGCACGATCCCGAGGCGCCGGTGATGACCCGCCGCGCCTTCGAACGCAGCCGCACGGACGCCCGGGAGGCGGATCCGCGCGAGGGCTTCCGCTGCTGCTGA
- a CDS encoding GNAT family N-acetyltransferase: MDLTIRVAEPAEYAVLGGIIAGAYLGDDLLDGPQDPYLLELRAVERRAAEAEVLVALDADGVVLGGVTYAAPGTPWCDIAGPDEAEFRMLAVAREGRGRGVGEALVRACIERARSAEGVRALVLSTQPAMLSAHGIYRRLGFLRTPGRDWEPVPGLRLMTFRLPLEAVSRGA, from the coding sequence ATGGATCTGACGATCAGGGTCGCGGAGCCCGCCGAGTACGCCGTGCTCGGCGGGATCATCGCCGGGGCGTATCTCGGGGACGATCTGCTGGACGGCCCGCAGGACCCGTATCTCCTCGAACTGCGGGCGGTGGAGCGGCGGGCGGCCGAAGCGGAGGTGCTGGTCGCCCTCGACGCGGACGGAGTGGTGCTGGGCGGGGTGACGTATGCCGCTCCCGGGACTCCGTGGTGCGACATCGCCGGTCCGGACGAGGCCGAGTTCCGGATGCTGGCCGTGGCCCGCGAGGGGCGCGGGCGGGGCGTGGGGGAGGCTCTCGTACGGGCGTGCATCGAGCGGGCCCGGTCGGCGGAAGGGGTCCGGGCGCTGGTGCTGTCGACGCAGCCGGCCATGCTCTCAGCCCATGGGATCTACCGTCGGCTCGGCTTTCTGCGGACCCCCGGACGGGACTGGGAGCCGGTGCCGGGCCTGCGGCTCATGACCTTCCGGCTGCCGCTGGAGGCGGTGTCCCGAGGGGCATAG